A window from Podospora bellae-mahoneyi strain CBS 112042 chromosome 1 map unlocalized CBS112042p_1, whole genome shotgun sequence encodes these proteins:
- a CDS encoding uncharacterized protein (EggNog:ENOG503NW7B): MADPARYRYSGAVGRRSPPIYNPARASLPVTHSPGYPLYSGDIHSMTASLHEGLTRPSDDYRPTAVPVSATSYAVRKEPVARSTSVKDGPRDRIIDSANKRPIIVTTKHPPAAPRSNSPSRDSRDPYRSSDEGQYYTQPAVSANRGRTPGGPAPFSAAMDDDEYRRLKERTETDRLPRGGGDPYRTRPVYTGPPRSNTVDYEDDGFEYTKPSELARYDLEHDRPRRRRESLDRYYRPTVSVSTDLAMGRPYEQNEGRRVRQGPPPTTWGLDKINRAPTMPAAGGIYDGAGVRMPGAPDARRSGLAIEGPPGSPMSEPHGIPSTRPLNLLENGPPRAGHYDDYYDDFDRDRGYFQDDVASRGFGLRVESALDEPRRPPDRIYHDDRRREPRRDYGDREVRRRSDDDLEVIRRDHDDRERRERRDRDHEYAIDDDYDRDRRRHNRSPPSEDERDRDGRKAKVDPLAAGIGIAAASLGIGAALQGRKDEKNDSPSRRYRDEEDDRRRYGDSESAYSRPPRKEPLLGDEDFEIVEHPTDRDRDRDRERDRERDRERERERDRERERERERERDRERDRERDRDREREREKEREKTARNEPPAPIEPDRKRPENDSKANADNVPVQADREEDGKSRPIRRRPRAASSAFNPNDTAGLAELKAKLAETEEKDKASSFKPEIPAVREPSPERRPSPVDKRDREDDSAMVVKEDSSRVGSRRSSGEITPPSSTDRTVRVVDPPKEKEPEKKPIKGILKQPKPKFPEEPNPVREGVAPHKDDKTKANVPPGARWTKISRKMVNPEALTIGKERFEVRDDFVIVLRVLSKEEIQAYADATATLRERRRKEYEAEKGKDDDREEDDDKKRRHRQHSRRDRDEDDRRERGDRHRSHRYESDDDDEYGGKSRRSYRERRD; the protein is encoded by the exons ATGGCCGACCCAGCCAGATACCGATACTCGGGGGCCGTGGGAAGACGGTCCCCTCCCATCTACAATCCAGCACGAGCTTCGTTGCCCGTGACACACAGTCCCGGCTATCCTCTCTACAGCGGCGATATCCATAGCATGACAGCATCCCTCCATGAGGGTTTGACGAGACCATCCGACGACTACCGTCCTACTGCCGTTCCTGTCAGCGCTACTTCGTACGCCGTGAGAAAAGAGCCCGTTGCGAGAAGCACCAGCGTCAAGGACGGCCCTCGTGATCGCATCATCGACTCTGCAAACAAGCGGCCGATCATTGTTACCACCAAGCACCCACCCGCCGCTCCCAGGTCCAACAGCCCCTCTCGTGACTCCCGTGACCCCTACCGATCAAGCGACGAGGGGCAGTATTACACTCAGCCCGCCGTCTCGGCCAACCGAGGCCGCACACCCGGAGGCCCTGCTCCCTTCAGCGCCGCCATGGATGACGACGAGTACCGGCGGCTGAAGGAGAGGACAGAAACCGACAGGCTCCCACGCGGCGGGGGAGATCCATACCGAACTCGCCCCGTCTACACCGGGCCCCCTCGCTCCAACACGGTCGACTACGAGGACGATGGCTTCGAGTATACTAAGCCAAGTGAGCTTGCTCGCTACGATCTCGAGCACGACCGACCGCGCAGACGACGAGAGAGTCTGGATCGATACTACCGCCCTACCGTCAGTGTCAGCACCGACCTCGCCATGGGCCGCCCATACGAACAAAATGAAGGGAGGCGGGTTCGTCAAGGACCACCGCCTACCACCTGGGGTCTTGACAAGATCAACCGAGCTCCGACAATGCCAGCGGCTGGTGGCATCTACGATGGTGCTGGTGTACGCATGCCTGGTGCACCGGACGCCAGGCGATCTGGCCTGGCCATCGAAGGCCCGCCTGGCAGCCCCATGTCGGAACCACACGGCATTCCCAGCACTCGCCCACTAAATCTCCTCGAAAATGGTCCGCCACGCGCCGGCCACTATGATGACTACTATGACGACTTTGACCGTGATCGGGGATACTTCCAAGACGATGTCGCCAGTCGAGGGTTTGGCCTCCGCGTGGAATCAGCCCTCGACGAACCCCGCCGGCCCCCTGACCGGATCTACCATGACGACCGACGCCGGGAACCACGCCGGGACTATGGAGATCgcgaggtgaggaggagatcagACGACGATTTGGAAGTCATCCGTCGCGATCACGATGATCGAGAGCGGAGGGAGCGCCGTGATCGTGACCACGAGTACGCCATCGATGACGACTACGACCGAGACAGAAGGAGGCACAACAGGTCACCGCCTTCGGAGGACGAACGTGATCGTGATGGCCGAAAGGCCAAGGTTGACCCACTCGCTGCTGGCATTGGCATTGCCGCTGCGTCCCTCGGCATCGGGGCTGCTTTGCAAGGCAGAAAAGATGAAAAGAACGATTCGCCATCCAGGAGATAcagagatgaagaggacgacCGTCGGAGATACGGTGACTCTGAGTCTGCTTACTCTAGGCCTCCTCGTAAGGAGCCACTTCTCGGCGATGAGGACTTTGAGATTGTAGAGCATCCGACGGACCGTGATCGTGACAGAGATCGTGAACGGGATCGTGAGAGGGACAGAGAAAgggagcgagagagagatcGCGAGAGGGAAcgggaaagggagag AGAGCGTGATAGAGAGCGTGATAGAGAGCGTGATAGAGATCGCGAGAGGGAGCGTGAAAAGGAACGCGAAAAGACTGCTCGCAATGAGCCACCGGCACCTATTGAGCCCGACCGCAAGAGGCCGGAGAATGATTCCAAGGCCAATGCCGATAACGTGCCCGTCCAGGCAGACCGGGAAGAGGACGGCAAGAGCAGACCAATTCGTCGCCGGCCAAGAGCTGCTTCGTCGgccttcaaccccaacgaCACAGCTGGTTTGGCTGAACTCAAGGCCAAGCTGGCCGAGACTGAAGAAAAGGATAAGGCCAGCTCGTTCAAGCCGGAAATTCCCGCCGTGAGGGAGCCCTCTCCCGAGCGCAGACCTTCCCCTGTCGACAAGCGTGACCGCGAGGACGACTCGGCCATGGTTGTTAAGGAAGACTCCAGCAGAGTCGGaagccgccgcagcagcggcgagatcacacccccttcctcgaccGACAGAACTGTCCGTGTCGTCGACCctcccaaggagaaggagccagagaagaagcccatcaaGGGCATTCTCAAgcagcccaagcccaagtTCCCGGAAGAACCCAACCCGGTCCGGGAGGGCGTTGCGCCTCACAAGGAtgacaagaccaaggccaACGTGCCTCCTGGAGCCAGGTGGACCAAGATCAGCAGGAAGATGGTCAATCCCGAGGCTCTCACCATTGGCAAAGAGCGGTTCGAAGTTAGAGACGACTTCGTCATTGTGCTGAGGGTGCTgagcaaggaggagattCAGGCGTACGCCGACGCCACGGCTACTCTGAGAG AGCGTCGTCGGAAAGAGTATGAAGCTGAGAAGGGAAAAGACGATGAcagggaggaagatgacgacaagaagaggaggcacCGTCAGCACAGCAGACGGGAccgggatgaggatgaccgccgggagaggggggacAGACATCGTAGCCACAGGTACGAGtcagatgatgatgatgagtatGGTGGCAAGTCGAGGAGGTCTTatcgggagaggagggactag